CCGTTGGAACATCTTCACAAAAGTATAacgggtgatggccatgccgaagctcgatatactttagtcttaatacactattgggtgatggccatgccgaagctcgaaatgtattaattataattgtattgttcgaataaaagtgtttttatttttatttttgtatcgttcgaataaaagtgttatttatataattgtattgttcgaatattgttatttatattatctattgtgTTGAGCACTTGAGCAGTTGAGCGTTACAACTTTTCTTTATACCAattatattattgttgtcaaacgttaaaaaaaatagaaccggtaaaaatataattcgcaaaatcgaatcctagtccaagaaaaatccgaaaaaatccgatcGAGATCCGAAAAAGAACCGGTTCCGGAAAACAATCCGAAAAAAATCCGACGCCGAGAACCGGAACCGGATCCGGAACCGGTTCCGAAAAATCCGGACAAAAAAATCCGGTTTTTTTTTTTGTCCGAATCCGGTTTTTTATCCGGTTTGTGCATCTATATGTCCAACTACATAGCTCGTTTTCATGTAATTTCATAGTTGTAACTTCTATAAAACGTCTAAACTCATCTGGGTCTGGGGTTGCATTTTATGTCATCACCACAATTAAATCTAATCATCACAATTACAAATCTAAAGGTGACTAATGCAACCAATTTGTACCatacaaatcaacttcgactcttTTAGTAATTAGTAATGCTAATTTGTGCTGCAAAGAAGTGAACTTTCTATACTAACTACGGAAATGGATCAGGTTAAACGGATCACAATAATCAATAGTGTGATTTTAATGCATAAGTATAAAAATATAACCAATAAAAGATTTTAACTTGTCAGAAGCAAAATGTTTTGTTCAGACTTATCACCGTGGCAGCCCAAACCAACTCATTTAAGCACCTCTTTCCAGTACCATATAGTTACTAATCATTTACATGTCCTAACTCCTAACATCACTATAAAGATAAAGATACACAATAAAACAAAACATACAGAATCGAACACAAAATAAGATGGAGTTAAAACAGCACTAGCTCTTTACACCGAGGTTTGCAAACCTTGTTTCTCCAAATccttagttaaaaaaaaaaaaaaataaaaaaaaaaataaaaaaaaaaataacccaCCAATGAGATGATATAATGCTATTGAGATATAGCATACTACACTTTATACTTTGTACATTGTTAAAACACAGCAAAAGAGTCAAACATCCCTAAAGTTAATCAATTTCAAGCTTAGGCTCAATCTTCTTCTTATCTGCCCTCAAACGATTTTTCCTTTTCTCCTGGATTTCACGAACGTATTCTGTCACAATAACATGCATCTTTGGAGCCAACTTATGTGTTGAAGAAACGTTTAGACCTGCTTTCTTCAATGCACGATACACATGTTGTTGGGCTTTCAGAAAGTGTACGCTGCAGTAACAAGGAACAGTAGACCGTAAAACTGGTTTTCCACATGGTACACGTCCCTGTGCACtacatagtaaaaaaaaaaaattaatgttagTTATTAGTAATTTATGATAAACCAGTACCATACTAAATACAGATGTTCACGAATGCATAACCAGTTAACTAACTAAAATCAATCTACCTAATAGAACCCTCATGCTCAATACAATGAACAGGTTTTGGAGGTAGACAACGAAAAAGTTTAATCACATTATTGATACATGATACAAACCAAATGCTCGTATCGTGGTTACTTTATTACGCGATTGTATCACTTGAATGCAGATTAATGCGTTATTATACTAAATATACTAGAACAGCAGCCCAACATGTGACCATGTGAAAGAAAACTCTACAATGGATCTTAAACAGGATGTAAAAAGCAAAGGAAAGTGTTTGATTCAGAAATAAAAACTTTCAACATCACACAAAAACACGAAAACACATTCAAAGAAAAGCCTAATTCATTTTCATTATAAACATAAAAACAAGCAAAGATATTACTAGACCTGCACATTATCATAAACATTCGATAATGCAGGTTAGAGCATTATCTTATCAAGCATACTAGTACCATACTTGTGTAATCTTAACTGCATTAACAAACTAATATAGTGTTTGAGTCTGCTTAATTAGGTACTATCCACTAATTTCTAAACTCTGACCATAGTTAATTATGAACCGTGAATCAAACATGTTAGTGTCATTCAGAACTAAATTCATTCAGACTCCTGAATCATTCATATTATGAATCATTCAGATTTATCAAACGCACCGTTAATTAAACAATTCCCAACAGGCCATAATAACCTAATATACATGCAATTACAATACAAACATACAATTCCACAAATTTAGTAAAAGAAAGATCACAAAACCTCTTGAGATTAAATTCACACGGCTTATACAACTGTTGTTTCGAATCCGATAATATATGATCGCGGCAAAATTTAGTCAAAGTCATTGCCTTACGATTACAATTATTAAACAAACATTTCATATTCCCAAATCCAGTTCCATCACCAATTACATTCCCTTCAACAATTCCTTCTTCCAATTTCACATTATTGTTCTCATGAACATTATTCTCTTTTTCAAAAGGACTAACACCGAATTTCCACAAATACTCACGATACTGAACCCTAATTTCCTCCATCAATCCCCAATAATGATCACGGTAACACTTTGATAGTTGTTTCACGTTGTGAGATCGTCGCCGGAGGAGTTGTTGACGTGATAATTGAGTGGAATTCGAGAGGTAGATATCTTCCGGCGCCGGTATGATTCCGGTGGCGGAATTGTTAGGATACTGAGTGGATGTATGATCCATTGTTGAGTGTGGTTAGGCGGTTGATGGTCTAGTGCAGTGGCGCATTAGCTATGGCCGGCGGCAGAATTGTTAGGGTTTGGGTGGCGGAGTGGAAGCCATGGGGAAGAAAGAGGGAGGTAGTGATTTGTAAATTATGTATGAGTTATAAATTGTGAAAGTAAATTGTAAGTTTAGTCCCTTAAGTTATCAGGAGGTTTCAATTTTAGTCATAGgtgttactttgtttttaaaatatttttgtGTGAAGATGTAGCTGGAAGGTTGAGTAACTATGGAATTGAAGACTATTGGTTTTCTGCTTAGTacaattaattataatttttatatctTATCTCGTTTTTATCTCTACTTATGTCGTTAGGACGTTAGCCCGTTAGGTAACATTAGTTCTTTGTTCGCCTTTATCGAGCCTTTGTCGAATCACAAATCGTGAAACATATTCACGAGTTAGTTGATGTTGTTTTGGAGTC
The window above is part of the Rutidosis leptorrhynchoides isolate AG116_Rl617_1_P2 chromosome 1, CSIRO_AGI_Rlap_v1, whole genome shotgun sequence genome. Proteins encoded here:
- the LOC139868536 gene encoding uncharacterized protein isoform X2; translated protein: MDHTSTQYPNNSATGIIPAPEDIYLSNSTQLSRQQLLRRRSHNVKQLSKCYRDHYWGLMEEIRVQYREYLWKFGVSPFEKENNVHENNNVKLEEGIVEGNVIGDGTGFGNMKCLFNNCNRKAMTLTKFCRDHILSDSKQQLYKPCEFNLKSVHFLKAQQHVYRALKKAGLNVSSTHKLAPKMHVIVTEYVREIQEKRKNRLRADKKKIEPKLEID
- the LOC139868536 gene encoding uncharacterized protein isoform X1 → MDHTSTQYPNNSATGIIPAPEDIYLSNSTQLSRQQLLRRRSHNVKQLSKCYRDHYWGLMEEIRVQYREYLWKFGVSPFEKENNVHENNNVKLEEGIVEGNVIGDGTGFGNMKCLFNNCNRKAMTLTKFCRDHILSDSKQQLYKPCEFNLKSAQGRVPCGKPVLRSTVPCYCSVHFLKAQQHVYRALKKAGLNVSSTHKLAPKMHVIVTEYVREIQEKRKNRLRADKKKIEPKLEID